A portion of the Etheostoma cragini isolate CJK2018 chromosome 13, CSU_Ecrag_1.0, whole genome shotgun sequence genome contains these proteins:
- the ik gene encoding LOW QUALITY PROTEIN: protein Red (The sequence of the model RefSeq protein was modified relative to this genomic sequence to represent the inferred CDS: substituted 1 base at 1 genomic stop codon), protein MVTGSCYQDDEDLSPSVFIPNVLSCCCSYYAKLRQQEMERERELAEKYRDRARERRDGVNKDYEETELISTTANYRAVGPTAEADKSAAEKRRQLIQESKFLGGDMEHTHLVKGLDFALLQKVRAEITSKEREEEDMMEKVQKEAKKDVEPEEKIEFKTRLGESDNKYLKKRVQILRITETSPXHLICSRLTVSLCFQAQTTLTTNDIVISKLTQILSYLRQGTRHKKIKKKDKGKLDDKRAPEADLSIFEDIGDYIPSAGSSSKPPKDKDRHRERDRERERERDREREREKEREREEDLKNRRHSYFEKPRGDEHPVLEVDTGPASVREQIKIINEKFAGAAGSQWPGQEPGSQRRDGKEQLGDFFGGSNSYAECYPATTGRLRDSDPSAETGRLRDSDPFSETGRLRDSDPFTETGRLRDSGPFVETGRLFLLLADCAVCPCRAAFQYGIKMSEGRKTRRFKETNEKAELDRQWKKISAIIEKRKKMEADGVDVKRPKY, encoded by the exons atggtaactgGCTCCTGTTACCAGGATGACGAGGATCTC TCGCCCAGTGTCTTCATCCCTAACGTGTTGTCTTGTTGTTGCAGCTACTATGCTAAGCTACGTCAGCAGGAGATGGAGCGTGAGCGAGAGCTTGCGGAGAAGTACCGAGaccgagcgagagagagaagagacgGAGTCAACAAGGACTACGAAGAGACGGAGCTGATCAGCACCACCGCTAACTATAGAGCTGTAGGACCCACTGCTGAGGC AGAtaagtcggcagcagagaagcGTCGTCAGCTGATCCAGGAGTCTAAGTTTTTGGGAGGTGACATGGAGCACACTCACTTGGTGAAAGGTCTGGACTTCGCTCTGCTGcagaag gtgagaGCTGAAATCACcagtaaagagagagaagaagaagacatgatGGAGAAAGTCCAGAAAGAGGCTAA GAAAGACGTGGAGCCGGAGGAGAAGATCGAGTTCAAGACTCGTCTCGGTGAGTCAGA CAACAAGTATCTCAAGAAAAGAGTCCAAATACTTCGG ATCACCGAAACATCACCGTAACATCTCATCTGTAGCAGACTAACCGTATCTCTGTGTTTTCAGGCTCAGACGACTCTGACCACCAACGACATCGTGATCTCGAAGCTGACCCAGATCCTGTCGTATCTCAGACAGGGAACACGGCACAAGAAGATCAAGAAGAAGGACAAAG gtaAACTGGATGATAAGAGAGCTCCTGAGGCTGATCTCAG TATCTTTGAGGACATCGGGGACTACATCCCGTCCGCCGGCTCGTCCTCTAAGCCCcccaaagacaaagacagacaccgagagagagacagggagagagagagggagagagacagggagagagagagggagaaggagagagagagggaggaagatcTCAAGAACAGAAGACACAGCTACTTTGAGAAACCGCGAGGAGACGAGCACCCG gtCCTGGAGGTGGATACAG GTCCAGCCTCGGTCAGAGAGCAGATCAAGATCATCAACGAGAAGTTTGCCGGAGCAGCCGGCAGCCAATGGCCGGGCCAGGAACC TGGTTCTCAGAGGAGAGACGGGAAAGAACAGCTCGGAGATTTCTTTGGAGGATCCAACTCATACGCAGAGTGTTACCCTGCTacg ACTGGCAGGCTCAGGGACTCTGATCCCTCCGCTGAGACTGGAAGGCTCAGGGACTCTGATCCCTTCTCTGAGACTGGCAGGCTCAGGGACTCTGATCCCTTCACTGAGACTGGCAGGCTCAGGGACTCTGGTCCCTTCGTTGAGACTGGCAGGCTGTTTCTGCTGCTTGCTGACTGTGCAGTTTGTCCCTGCAGGGCCGCCTTCCAGTATGGCATTAAGATGTCCGAAGGCAGGAAGACTCGCCGCTTCAAAGAGACCAATGAGAAGGCAGAGCTGGACCGCCAGTGGAAGAAGATCAGCGCT atcatagagaagaggaagaagatggaggCTGACGG ggtGGACGTGAAGAGGCCGAAGTACTAA
- the LOC117955723 gene encoding dachshund homolog 2-like, whose translation MPLPLLKPTNEKLPLASQPLLINYANPGLAPFLLAEGLSSMETLLTNIQGLLKGALDSARSHTEQSRLEKTELKLQLERERDARYTLQRQLSTELQATVWIQRRLKKEKKAKRKLQEELELQILHRCTVIPEKEINQQKTPAAQENKPPL comes from the exons atgcccctccccctcctcaaGCCGACCAATGAGAAGCTGCCACTCGCCTCTCAGCCGCTGTTAATCAACTACGCAAACCCTGGATTAGCTCCGTTCCTATTGGCCGAGGGGTTATCCTCTATGGAGACGCTGCTTACCAACATACAG GGGCTCCTGAAGGGGGCGCTGGACAGCGCCCGCTCCCACACCGAGCAGAGCCGGCTGGAGAAGACGGAGCTGAAGCtgcagctggagagagagagagacgctcGGTACACACTTCAGAGACAACTCAGCACGGAGCTGCAGGCCACag TTTGGATCCAGCGGCGtctgaagaaagagaagaaggcgAAGAGGAAGCTGCAGGAAGAGTTAGAGCTGCAGATACTGCACCGATGCACAG TGATTCCTGAGAAAGAGATCAACCAGCAGAAAACCCCCGCAGCTCAAG agaaCAAACCTCCCCTCTGA
- the LOC117956047 gene encoding A disintegrin and metalloproteinase with thrombospondin motifs 2-like encodes MELLHSGLSSSSSSSSLFIIIIMVQLQMDGLHSAYTTDTTDSLHQVLSEFAVVRPIRTDSTGRSPAPSMEAPPPGGPLFYNVTVLGRRLQLRLRPNTRLVAPAASLDWWEESGRRRSQPITDAGCFYSGEVAHMEDTAVAVSACDGLEFGPSGMQGTTENTTFNTTNTPTKTIYLTLQEFGPSGMQSTTENTTFNTSNTPTNTIYLTRQEFGPSGMQGYAPVTGMCHLHRSCVLVFEDGFSSAFVAAHETGHVLGMEHDGEANDCEDDVPLGSIMSPRVQATFHRYHWSRCSWTELHKYLHKYDCLRDDPFPHDWPAPPPLPGFQYSMDQQCRFDFGPGYSLCTAVRTCLSVCLSVCLPVCLSACLSVCLWDVA; translated from the exons ATGGAGCTGCTTCACTCTGGattatcatcttcatcttcatcatcatcattattcattattattattatggttcAGCTGCAGATGGACGGGCTGCACTCGGCCTACACCACGGATACTACag attCTCTCCATCAGGTTCTGTCAGAGTTCGCTGTGGTTCGTCCAATCAGAACCGACTCCACAGGCCgaagccccgccccctccatGGAGGCCCCGCCCCCCGGGGGCCCGCTGTTCTACAACGTGACGGTGTTGGGCCGGCGGCTGCAGCTGCGCCTGCGTCCCAACACCCGCCTCGTGGCCCCAGCCGCCTCGCTGGACTGGTGGGAGGAGTCAGGGCGCAGAcgctctcagccaatcacagacgcCGGCTGCTTCTACAGCGGAGAGGTGGCCCACATGGAGGACACGGCCGTCGCCGTCAGCGCCTGTGACGGGCTG GAGTTCGGGCCCTCCGGCATGCAGGGTACTACTGAGAATACTACCTTTAATACTACAAATACTCCTACTAAAACCATCTACCTGACCCTGCAGGAGTTCGGTCCCTCCGGCATGCAGAGTACTACTGAGAATACTACCTTTAATACTTCAAATACTCCTACTAATACCATCTACCTGACCCGGCAGGAGTTCGGGCCCTCCGGCATGCAGG GGTACGCTCCAGTGACAGGAATGTGTCACTTGCATCGGAGCTGCGTCCTCGTCTTCGAGGACGGGTTTTCCTCGGCCTTCGTAGCGGCTCATGAGACGGGACACgt gTTGGGGATGGAGCATGACGGCGAGGCTAACGACTGTGAGGACGACGTGCCGTTGGGCAGCATCATGTCTCCGAGAGTGCAGGCAACCTTCCACCGATACCACTGGTCCCGCTGCAGCTGGACCGAGCTGCACAAGTACCTGCA TAAATACGACTGTCTCCGTGACGACCCGTTCCCCCACGATTGGCCGGCTCCGCCCCCGTTGCCGGGGTTTCAGTACTCCATGGACCAACAGTGTCGCTTCGACTTCGGACCGGGATACAGCCTCTGTACTGCAGTacgtacctgtctgtctgtctgtctgtctgtctgtctgcctgtctgtctgtctgcctgtctgtctgtctgcct ATGGGATGTGGCATAG